A genomic segment from Colletotrichum higginsianum IMI 349063 chromosome 5, whole genome shotgun sequence encodes:
- a CDS encoding Fasciclin domain-containing protein: MLSSPLKAGVFSLLSLAGLVAGQQDDLGSVLQSKSNLSTYYNLIKKYPEVILKLPSYDGIIAPSNAAFENIPGTQLNGIWNETDPSIAVPILEYHILQGTVSTSALESGPSVLHSSLLQNPAWTNVTGGQNVMVNKQPGNVTVFTSSEGIRTTQVEGDIKFAGGLIQVVDNLMIPPARLEITTDSFQLPAFLGALYTARLLPSLSERKNVTIFAPRNEAFQRVAGSLRDLDEDAVRNILNYHVVTGRILASSDLKNGTNLTTLSRQDLNVIRSGNNLFLNSAQIVQPDILLANGILHIVDNVLNPNAASATPDPTAVSQLPVFPESSASGLPFTSAIPCTVSCPVTTTATPTAASTTASTTAIRTATSPGAAARTGVAAGAALLAGLAALT, encoded by the exons ATGCTCTCGTCACCTCTCAAGGCTGGCGTGTTCAGCCTTCTGTCGTTGGCCGGCCTCGTTGCCGGTCAACAAGATGACCTCGGGAGCGTTCTTCAGTCCAAATCAAATCTGTCTACTTATTACAACCTGATCAAA AAATACCCCGAAGTCATTCTTAAGCTTCCCAGCTACGATGGC ATCATTGCGCCGTCCAACGCGGCTTTCGAGAACATTCCCGGTACCCAACTAAACGGCATCTGGAACGAAACGGACCCCTCCATCGCCGTCCCCATCCTGGAGTACCACATCCTCCAAGGCACAGTCTCGACCAGCGCTCTCGAATCGGGCCCGTCAGTCCTGCACTCCTCGCTACTCCAGAACCCGGCCTGGACCAACGTCACTGGCGGACAGAACGTCATGGTGAACAAGCAGCCCGGCAACGTCACCGTCTTCACCTCGTCCGAGGGCATCCGTACCACCCAGGTCGAAGGTGACATCAAGTTTGCGGGCGGCCTCAtccaggtcgtcgacaaCCTCATGATCCCCCCTGCCAGGCTCGAAATCACGACCGACTCCTTTCAGCTCCCCGCCTTCCTGGGGGCGCTCTACACCGCCAGACTCCTCCCCTCGCTGTCGGAGAGGAAGAACGTGACCATATTCGCCCCGCGCAACGAGGCCTTCCAGCGCGTCGCCGGATCCCTCCGAGACCTGGACGAAGACGCTGTCCGGAACATCCTCAACTACCACGTCGTCACAGGCCGCATTCTCGCCTCCTCGGACCTCAAGAACGGCACGAACCTGACCACTCTGTCCCGGCAGGACCTCAACGTCATCCGCTCTGGCAACAATCTCTTCCTCAACTCGGCACAGATCGTCCAACCCGACATCCTCCTCGCAAATGGCATCCTCCACATCGTCGACAATGTCCTGAACCCGAacgcggcctcggcgacgccggacCCCACCGCCGTTAGCCAGCTGCCCGTCTTCCCCGAGAGCTCGGCGTCTGGGCTGCCGTTCACGTCGGCGATTCCTTGCACCGTGAGCTGTCCTGTGACAACCACCGCGACTCccacggcggcatcgacgacggcatcgacgacggccatcAGGACTGCCACGAGCCCCGGTGCCGCGGCGCGGACTGGCGTGGCTGCTGGGGCGGCTTTGCTTGCAGGGTTGGCAGCGCTGACTTGA